From Caulobacter segnis, a single genomic window includes:
- a CDS encoding cobalamin biosynthesis protein CbiG, translating into MSRLFSAYVIVDWSAAAKPTTGADSIWIGVLKRDVRFRLTFESYNPATRTEAETRLAAILDDLKKRGERALVGFDFPLGFPRGLSQALALPGDTRWRAVWDQLAKMVKDKADNTNNRFGVGSEINRRLTGGPFPFWGCPPKDALTTLQPKRPREHGPDDLPEFRHADEAAKGAHSIWKLYYNGSVGGQAIVGIPAVRRLKDARGEAVRVWPFETGFKALTDADLDGVAVVVAEVYPSLIKAVPAASEVKDLAQVRGLAEHFAKLDEAGKLGAIFAAPKGLADDALAAAETEEGWILGA; encoded by the coding sequence GTGTCGCGTCTGTTCAGCGCCTATGTGATCGTCGACTGGAGCGCGGCCGCCAAGCCGACGACGGGCGCGGATTCCATCTGGATCGGCGTCCTCAAGCGCGACGTGCGCTTTCGCTTGACGTTCGAGAGCTACAATCCGGCCACCCGCACCGAGGCCGAGACCCGGCTGGCGGCCATCCTCGACGACCTGAAGAAGCGCGGTGAGCGGGCCCTTGTCGGCTTCGACTTCCCGCTGGGCTTCCCGCGTGGGCTCTCGCAGGCGCTTGCCCTGCCGGGAGACACCCGCTGGCGCGCGGTCTGGGACCAGCTGGCCAAGATGGTCAAGGACAAGGCCGACAACACCAACAACCGCTTCGGCGTCGGGTCGGAGATCAACCGCCGCCTGACCGGCGGCCCCTTCCCGTTCTGGGGCTGCCCGCCGAAGGACGCCCTGACCACGCTGCAGCCCAAGCGCCCGCGCGAGCACGGTCCCGACGATCTGCCGGAGTTTCGCCATGCCGACGAGGCCGCGAAAGGCGCGCACTCGATCTGGAAGCTCTATTACAACGGCTCGGTCGGCGGTCAGGCGATCGTCGGCATCCCGGCCGTGCGCCGCCTGAAAGACGCGCGCGGCGAGGCTGTTCGCGTTTGGCCGTTCGAGACCGGCTTCAAGGCCCTCACCGACGCCGACCTCGACGGCGTCGCCGTGGTGGTGGCCGAGGTCTATCCGTCGCTGATCAAGGCCGTTCCGGCGGCGAGCGAGGTCAAGGACCTGGCCCAGGTGCGCGGCCTGGCCGAACACTTCGCCAAGCTGGACGAGGCCGGCAAGCTGGGCGCGATCTTCGCCGCGCCGAAGGGGCTGGCCGACGACGCCCTGGCCGCGGCCGAGACCGAGGAAGGCTGGATCCTGGGGGCGTAG